Proteins encoded by one window of Paenibacillus sp. DCT19:
- a CDS encoding ATP-binding protein yields MECIIFVGIQASGKSTFYQTNFFKTHMRINLDMLRTRHREQIYLTASFEAKQPFVIDNTNPTIEERKKYIDAAKRNRFKVIGYYFEPDYELSYARNELREGTAKIPEVGLKSTLKNLQMPTYAEGFDTLYLVRSVDGEFEVEEM; encoded by the coding sequence TTGGAATGTATAATTTTTGTTGGGATACAGGCCTCTGGCAAATCAACATTTTATCAAACAAACTTTTTCAAGACACATATGCGAATCAATCTGGATATGTTGAGAACAAGGCATCGTGAGCAGATTTATTTAACCGCTTCATTTGAGGCGAAGCAGCCCTTTGTCATTGACAATACGAATCCTACGATTGAAGAACGTAAGAAGTATATTGATGCAGCCAAAAGAAACCGATTTAAGGTCATTGGTTATTATTTTGAACCTGACTATGAGTTGTCCTATGCAAGAAATGAGCTGAGAGAAGGAACTGCCAAGATTCCCGAGGTTGGGCTCAAAAGCACGCTGAAGAATTTGCAAATGCCTACATACGCTGAAGGATTTGACACGTTATATCTAGTCAGATCCGTGGATGGGGAGTTTGAGGTTGAGGAGATGTAG
- a CDS encoding tRNA(His) guanylyltransferase Thg1 family protein, with translation MRKDDFGNRMKGYENTFRQSLPQRLPIIIRIDGCHFHTFTRGLKKPFDEALTGALWETSKYLAQNIMGCKIVYHQSDEISLLLTNYDKLTTKSWFENNLQKMVSVSASMATAKFNEVVRDHYPDKPLATFDSRAWVLPPDEVTNYFLWRQQDATKNSISMVAQAHFPHNELQGLDGKSLQDKLFLEKGINWNDLPIWQKRGACITKQFYKKGEATRSKWDVDFETPIFSQDREYINQYVYLQKDE, from the coding sequence ATGAGAAAAGATGATTTCGGAAATCGAATGAAGGGGTATGAAAATACATTCAGACAATCCCTACCTCAGCGGCTGCCGATTATTATTCGAATTGATGGATGTCACTTTCACACGTTCACACGTGGCTTGAAGAAACCGTTTGATGAAGCATTGACAGGAGCTCTGTGGGAGACAAGTAAATACTTGGCGCAGAACATTATGGGGTGCAAAATAGTGTATCATCAGAGCGATGAAATATCTCTGCTGCTGACGAATTACGATAAATTAACAACGAAATCATGGTTTGAAAATAACCTGCAAAAGATGGTTTCCGTATCTGCCTCGATGGCAACTGCCAAATTTAATGAAGTGGTCCGAGATCATTATCCGGACAAGCCACTTGCCACCTTTGATAGTAGAGCCTGGGTGCTGCCACCGGATGAAGTGACTAACTATTTTCTCTGGCGACAACAGGATGCAACGAAGAACAGCATCTCCATGGTAGCGCAAGCTCATTTCCCACATAACGAGCTACAGGGTCTGGATGGCAAAAGTCTACAGGATAAGTTATTCCTTGAGAAAGGCATCAATTGGAATGACCTACCGATCTGGCAAAAACGTGGAGCCTGCATAACGAAGCAATTTTATAAAAAGGGTGAAGCTACGCGGAGCAAATGGGATGTAGATTTTGAAACGCCTATTTTTAGTCAGGATCGTGAATATATTAATCAATACGTTTATCTACAAAAGGATGAATAA